The Prionailurus bengalensis isolate Pbe53 chromosome D2, Fcat_Pben_1.1_paternal_pri, whole genome shotgun sequence genome window below encodes:
- the LRRC20 gene encoding leucine-rich repeat-containing protein 20 isoform X3 has product MTTFCQLRELHLEGNFLHRLPNEVSTLQHLKAIDLSRNQFRDFPEQLTTLPALETINLEENNIVDVPVEKLAAMSALRRVNLRFNPLNAEVRAIAPPLIKFDMLVSPEGARPPPP; this is encoded by the exons AGCTCCACCTGGAAGGGAACTTCCTGCACCGGCTCCCCAACGAGGTCAGTACCCTGCAGCACCTCAAGGCCATCGACCTCTCCCGGAACCAGTTCCGTGACTTCCCCGAGCAGCTCACTACCCTGCCAGCTCTAGAGACCATCAACCTGGAGGAGAACAACATCGTGG ACGTACCCGTGGAGAAGCTGGCCGCCATGTCCGCCTTGCGCCGCGTCAATCTCCGCTTCAACCCGCTGAACGCTGAGGTGCGCGCCATCGCTCCGCCACTCATCAAGTTTGACATGCTCGTGTCTCCTGAGGGCGCACGGCCCCCTCCACCTTAG